One window from the genome of Nitrospirota bacterium encodes:
- the glnD gene encoding [protein-PII] uridylyltransferase: protein MDFFKDIEEVFDGLSGRQLAAFYTQKIDDFLSGIFNSIESKKPIALIATGGYGRAELAPYSDIDIMFFADDKTDSKKVESVLYKLWDAGLTIGHCFRTADECIAEAKKDLRTHTSLLEARFIAGDRGLYNSFHERVYPELAYRKQKNFISGKLKEMEKRHREFGGSVFLLEPNVKEGQGGLRDIHTVLWLSKIALKINNIEGISDVTSRNDFRRLIKAYDFLLKVRFCLHLISSRRDDALSFSAQDYVSKKMGFNDSKKFSGPERFMRYFYLKASAVKEIASTISGMCLRQWLITGRWGAARKKKITDNFILYKGVIISSEKDFLKNNPIGIMEAFYAFSKTGGYFSHTLREDIKRNLLLVGRKVRNSRKAVAFFLEVFKGERVYETLREMHETGVLGRFIPEFGALKSLVIHEPFHRYTVDEHTMLAIRNLESLAATKYKNLEHLAEIMKNIKEREILFMALLFHDIGKAAGRYHEEEGYKRLKNIVERFNIDIEKRQRIEFLVRNHILMSVFALKREIEDAEVIAQFADSASDEESLTALCLMTYADMSAVNPDFWTEWKAYLLKDLYERTLNHLRGIRKDPAAYIESILSSCADADREGLSSFINEMPEKYLLSTPPEKIQEDYNLARSVRSDGFAVSISEKARGITEIIIGAWDSPGLFSRIVGFLSSKWLNIVRARLYTGKNGLIIDKIQISNWKELWWNEMEDVIKNGLKDVAAGGESIILRGIAKKVNGKFDVFVELDNETSEESTVVEFFSQDRHGLLYDVSNLMHESGLNIISARVNTESGIAQDVFYIQHDGKKVNGLKAVKLLESLWKNLKG, encoded by the coding sequence GTGGACTTTTTTAAGGATATCGAAGAGGTTTTTGACGGATTAAGCGGGCGGCAGCTTGCAGCTTTTTACACTCAAAAGATAGACGACTTTCTTTCAGGGATTTTCAATTCGATAGAATCAAAGAAACCTATCGCCCTTATTGCAACTGGAGGATACGGCAGGGCAGAGCTTGCTCCTTATTCTGATATTGATATTATGTTTTTTGCAGATGATAAAACAGATTCAAAAAAAGTTGAATCCGTGCTTTATAAACTATGGGATGCAGGGCTTACAATCGGCCACTGCTTCAGGACTGCTGATGAATGTATTGCAGAGGCAAAAAAAGACCTGCGCACGCATACATCTTTGCTTGAAGCGAGGTTTATCGCCGGAGACAGAGGATTATATAACAGCTTTCATGAGAGAGTTTATCCGGAGCTTGCATACAGAAAGCAGAAGAATTTCATAAGCGGAAAGCTGAAAGAAATGGAGAAGAGGCACAGGGAGTTCGGCGGCTCGGTGTTCCTGCTTGAACCGAATGTAAAGGAAGGGCAGGGAGGGCTCAGGGACATACACACAGTGCTATGGCTTTCAAAGATTGCGCTGAAGATTAATAACATTGAAGGCATATCAGATGTTACCTCAAGGAATGATTTCAGGAGGCTTATTAAGGCATATGATTTTCTGCTGAAAGTGAGATTCTGCCTGCATCTCATAAGCAGCAGGAGGGATGATGCTCTTTCATTCAGCGCACAGGATTATGTTTCAAAAAAGATGGGGTTTAATGATTCAAAGAAGTTTTCGGGCCCGGAGAGGTTTATGCGGTATTTTTACCTTAAGGCGAGCGCCGTAAAGGAGATAGCATCCACAATATCAGGCATGTGCCTCAGGCAATGGCTGATTACAGGGAGATGGGGAGCAGCAAGAAAGAAAAAGATAACGGATAATTTTATTTTGTATAAAGGCGTGATTATCTCATCAGAGAAGGATTTTTTAAAAAACAACCCTATCGGCATTATGGAGGCTTTTTACGCCTTTTCAAAAACAGGAGGATATTTCAGCCATACTCTCAGGGAAGATATTAAGCGCAATTTGCTTTTAGTTGGCAGAAAGGTCAGGAATTCCCGCAAGGCTGTAGCGTTCTTTCTTGAGGTGTTTAAGGGGGAAAGGGTATATGAGACCCTCAGGGAGATGCATGAAACAGGCGTGCTTGGAAGATTTATTCCTGAATTCGGCGCATTGAAGTCTCTTGTGATTCATGAACCCTTTCATAGATATACTGTTGATGAACATACAATGCTTGCAATAAGGAACCTTGAGAGCTTGGCTGCTACAAAGTATAAAAACCTTGAACATCTCGCCGAAATTATGAAGAATATAAAGGAGAGAGAAATACTATTCATGGCATTGCTCTTTCACGACATAGGCAAGGCTGCAGGCAGGTATCATGAAGAGGAAGGATACAAAAGGCTTAAAAATATTGTGGAGAGGTTCAATATTGATATTGAGAAACGCCAAAGGATAGAATTCCTTGTCAGAAACCATATCCTGATGTCTGTTTTTGCATTAAAAAGGGAGATTGAGGATGCTGAGGTTATAGCGCAGTTTGCTGATTCAGCAAGCGACGAAGAAAGCCTGACGGCGCTCTGTCTTATGACCTATGCGGATATGTCTGCCGTCAATCCTGATTTCTGGACAGAGTGGAAGGCCTATCTCCTTAAAGATCTCTATGAAAGGACCTTAAATCATCTCCGCGGAATAAGGAAAGACCCTGCGGCTTATATAGAAAGTATTCTGTCTTCCTGCGCAGATGCTGACAGAGAGGGATTAAGCAGTTTCATTAATGAGATGCCTGAGAAGTATCTGCTCTCAACGCCTCCTGAAAAAATACAAGAGGATTACAACCTTGCGCGCAGTGTCCGGAGTGACGGTTTTGCAGTATCAATAAGCGAAAAAGCACGAGGCATAACAGAGATAATAATCGGCGCATGGGACAGCCCCGGGCTTTTTTCACGGATAGTCGGGTTTCTTTCTTCAAAATGGCTGAATATAGTAAGGGCCAGGCTGTATACTGGTAAAAATGGACTCATTATTGATAAAATTCAAATTTCAAACTGGAAAGAACTCTGGTGGAATGAAATGGAAGATGTTATTAAAAACGGGCTGAAGGATGTTGCAGCAGGAGGCGAATCAATAATTCTGCGCGGTATCGCAAAAAAGGTTAACGGGAAATTTGACGTGTTTGTGGAACTTGACAATGAGACCTCCGAGGAAAGCACGGTCGTTGAATTTTTTTCACAGGACAGGCACGGCCTTCTTTATGATGTGTCTAATCTTATGCATGAAAGCGGGCTGAATATAATATCGGCAAGGGTTAATACTGAATCAGGCATTGCTCAGGATGTTTTTTATATTCAGCATGACGGCAAAAAGGTTAACGGGCTTAAGGCTGTGAAATTGCTGGAATCTCTATGGAAAAATCTAAAAGGATAA